gatggaaaatagacccgggggccataggtttcactagtggcttctctcaagagtataagtattacggtgggtgaacaaattactgttgagcaattgacaggattgagcatagttatgagaatatctaggtatgatcatgtatataggcatcacgtccgagacaagtagaccgactcctgcctgcatctactactattactccacacatcgaccgctatccagcatgcatctagagtattaagttcataagaacagagtaacactttaagtaagatgacatgatgtagagggataaactcatgcaatatgatataaaccccatcttgttatcctcgatggcaacaatacaatacgtgctttgctgcccctactatcactgggaaaggacaccgcaagattgaacccaaagctaagcacttctcccattgcaataaagatcaatctagtaggccaaaccaaactgataattcgaagagacttgcaaagataaccaatcatacataaaagaattccgagaagattcaaatattgttcacagataaacttgatcataaacccacaattcatcggtctcaacaaacacactgcaaaagaagattacatcgaatagatctccacaaaagagggggagaacattgtattgagatccaaaaagagagaagaagccatctagctaataactatggacccgaaggtctgaagtaaactactcacacatcatcggagaggctatggtgttgatgtagaagccctccgtgatcgatgccccctccggcggagttccggaaaaggccccaagatgggatctcacgggtacagaaggttgcggcggtggaattaggtttttggctccgtatctggtagtttgggggtacgtaggtatatataggaggaagaagtacgtcggtggagcaacgtggggcccacgagggtgaaggggcgcccagggggtaggcgcgcccccctacctcgtgccctcctggttgatgtcttgacgtagggtctaagtcctctggatcacgttcgttccgaaaatcacgttcccgaaggtttcattccgtttggactccgtttgatattctttttctgcgaaactctgaaataggcaaaaaacagcaattctgggctaggcctccggttaataggttagtcccaaaaataatataaaagtgtataataaagcctattaatgtccaaaacagaatataatatagcatggaacaataaaaaattatagatacgttggagacgtatcagagcacCATCCACTAGAGAGAGCGAAGCCGCTGTCTCCATCGAGGGCCGCCGCCCTGGCTTCGAGAGCCCTTGCACCGGTGCAAGGCAACATATCTTTTACGGAGTTAACGGACGGACACCGGTGGAGGTTCAGGATTGGACAATAAAAGGGGCGCACCCCCATGAAATTCACGGGGGAGATTTACTTAGAAAAGATCTGCAAAATGCGTGTAGAAGTTTGTGGATGTAGTGCTATTGAGTGAAGGGGGCTCATGACGAAATCCAGAGGGGGTTAGTGGGTGGTTAGTGAACGGACTCAAGATGAAATTCGGAGGGGTGTTACTGGGAGGTTAGTGACTGGACAAGCGCGTAGGGGGCTTCGTAGAAAAATCCTCTATGAGATTTTGGTTAAGTTAACACCATTGTTGCACGTAAACCTTCCTATAAAGGTTGGTGGACATGTTCAATCATTTATGAAAAGAAAACCTGTCCGTAAATTAATTTTAACCTAAAGGAGTCGTCAGAACTGATTGTGCAAAATTCTTGAGACTAGATTGATCATCTAGTCAGCGTCATTCGGATTTAGCCTCCTTTAAGCAAGCACTACTGTATACACCCTTAGTCCTAAAATATAAGATCATTTTTTACACTATGTACACTAATATAGTGTAAAAAATGATCTTATATTTTACggcggagggagtagtatttagTACGTGTGACCCTGTGAGTCGTGTTAAGCGCAAGATCTGATGGTCAATTGACGCGTGCCAGATCTCCTAGGGTGCCTAATTTCAATGTCCTTGATTTTTTTAGAGGTTAAGGAAAATGGCTAATTTGTGTGAGGACCAATACGTGATTAGGTGGCTAGGAAAGTGGTTGCATCCTAAACCAGTAAGGATTCAATATCAGATGTTATTTGAGTTGTGAGAGAAAGGGAAAAATAAAATGCattaaaaatctgaaaaaaattaACATGGATTTGTCCTATCCTATAAATTTTCTTTAGCCGTAATTGACTTTGTCCATCGGAATTTGTGCCAAAAGATGCCTAATTAACTTTTCTGTTTATAATATATCTATATGTTTATAGGGTAAACATTTGTACATAATGGTACTTCCTCCGATCCAAATTAACTGACGCTATTTTAGTATAACTTTCGTACAAAGTTATAATACTAAAGTAGCCTCAATTAATATGAatcggagggagtacatgatTTGCAATAAAATGGTCATATAAACTTATATTCCAAGTTTCCCTAAAACTTGTAGTATGGTTTAAGCACTTCTATGCTATCGAAATTCGTAAACAGACTAAACCTGAAAGGAACTACTTTAGGAACATGAGGAGTGTCAAACACAACAAGCTAGAGCATGAATCTTATCATTTCACAAAGTCAGACAAGCAGACGTGCGGAAATGTAGATAAGTAAGTACAAGGGAATACATATGTGTATACCCAACAAAGCAAGAACGACACAAAGTCAAGGAAAAGAAAGCATTGAAGCTTTGGTGGTAGCTTTCTAGAGAGGCAATAATTCTGATTGTGAACAACATTAAATTCTTGAATATACATAGTCAACTAGAAAAAGACTGCTCGTAAATCAGTTTGATTCACATATAATCATGTTCTAAAAAAAAGATTCACATATTATCATGAGTTGAGGAAGCACACAATTTTGAGTGATGTGGATATCCAAGGGGAGCAATAATTATCAGAATGATTTATTCCCATGATTGAGTAGTGTTAAATCATAAGCTATGCATATCAGACATAAAAATGATTAATACATATTTATTTATTACACCCCTTAGTTTTTTCGATCATAATTGCTAGTACTTGTTCCATACTAATTGTAACTTGATAGATGGTTGTATTTTTTGCGTATGTACGAGAATACCATGAATGGAAGTCAAGTTGAATTTTGTTTCCGTGTACAAATTATACGTTCAGTGTTAAGAAACAAAGCTTCCGACTAAGCATGTACATGTCATACATTGACATGGTTGTAGCGCATATGATGTCGCATTGGAATTATCTCAAGGAAATAAAAACAATGATATACACAATTAGTCTTGATGTCAATTGGCCACTTTCATGTTTGGAAAATTTTATTTATCAAAATCAACCGACAGTAGTTTCTGCACATGTAAGTTCCATTTCATTTCATTTCATTTTCCTTTTTATACACATTGTTAAAGTAATGAAAATTACCACACAACTATTCTTCTACGGTTTCCGGGTAAAAAAAAAGTTCCATTTCATGGAAGTTTGTCATCAACTTTGCAAATATACTTTTTATCAAACTTAATAGTTGTCCTCTGTATCTACTTTCATATACATAACTTTAGATGTAAAGaggaaactttgaaaaattgcacatAAGACAACCGCCATCCATCGGCGAGATCCGAGCCGCCATCTCCACACgcggccgccgccccggcttctGGAGCCCCCTGCGACGGGGCAGGGCAGTCGAGCCTCACCGCCACCTTCATCGGAGGCCTCACAACAAGGCTGACATAGGcgacggcggggggggggggggggggggggggagggctcGAGGCGCTATGTTCCGGTCGCCCATGAGGGGCGACGcgtgtgtcggcgttctgggaacgggggtacccaggcccgcctgcctgcggcccagcaCATGACTTCACTGATGGCCTGACGTGGGCCAACTCCAGAGCTTCACgagcaagaccctcgcgaggcccCCCCGCCTCGCAAGGCGAACGACATCAAGACCTCTCGAAGAGCGGCCTCCCGAGAGGCGGATATCTCTATGCAGGCATCCCACCTCGTGAGGCTCGcggtgacgtgagccatgacgaccaaggccaggaggGTGCCAGCGGGCGCAGGCCAGGACAGTTTCTACTTctgtgctaaggaggcaaggacaAGCACGAGTTTCCGAGGAAttcccaaaggtttccattccggtgcaacaagaccaagaccacgggctcggcaggacggaggtcatcaccgagcccacagctgcgtcacgaccagaagctttgcaggcgaagaccacctttagtcaggatagggTGTACTCCTGccccccttcaaaattggccgctgcggtatcccttcccgcctaagctATGAGGGAAGAGGGccaaggccactataagtatAGGCTAGTCTCCACCGTAGAGAGGGGTCGAAACCTCCGATCCCTAGTCTGATCCTGAGCTCTCCCGAGGCAGCTCATCcgctgtactagttcatcctcaacctcctcgcgaggcaacccaccacaaagtaggagtaaaaaaataagagaagtttaaaaattctgaaattttagGATATGAAACTTAGTCAACCATTTTACTCACATGTGAAGTTTCGTGATGTATTGACACACATGATATTCTTAGTGAAGAAAGTACAACTGGGGCCATAATATTCATGAAACGGTATTTTTTATTATAGTTTTGGTTTTGTCATTGCCCAGATTATCGCCGATGTGATTTCTTTGTGAAACTTCATACGCGAGTACACCAATTGACTATATATATTAAAAAACAGATTTATTTATTCTAGTATTTTTAAAATATACTATTCATAAGGGCACGCGTGAAACCATGCTCATCAAATCCGTGTCCAGCTAGTTATGCATTATTATATGATGCAATAATAACTCAGATGATGTCGTGCATGGTACGTAAAGAGCATTGCTATGCGTACGATTATTTCCATACGATTTTCATACGGCACTGTCAGAGCAAGCCGCTGCCCACCACCCGATCAGGAATCGTACAAAATCGTATATCCAAGCGTCGTACGTGCAGCAATTTCGGTACGTAAATTAGCTGGGACGTCAATTGGAGTTGTTGAGCAGCAACGAGACCTAATACTTGGAGAGATAAATAAAGTACTCCAGGGAATTTAACACGTACTGTTGGTATGGTAGTGATATTTCCGTACTTTGAAATGAAACTTCATGGTGATTTGAATCTTATCTAGTATTCCCTCTGTCCTAAAATGTAGGACGTTTTTTCGCATTCTGGTAGTATGGAAAAACATCTTacattttgagacggagggagtactaccttTATCCGGGATGATTAGTCCCCTCATATCATGAGTCATATTGACCATACATTTAACTATTATTAGTAAAATATATAAGTTCATTCCAAACTACTACATCCGTCCGGATTTATTAGTTCCCATTGTATTTTTGGACAACTTGGACAATTGATTTAGCTATCAAAATGTAAGTTATATACCACAAAAATAGTATCATTGGAAACCTCTTTCAAATATGAATCAAACAATAAAATTTAATGACATACAACTTATATTTTATAGTTACATCTACGTTCGGGACAAAATATAAAGGGGATTAATAAATCAGGACGGATGTAGTACATTCAAAGAAGAATCCAACACTATAATTtgttgtgacatgcattaacatctTACTAGCCAAACATGTGGTCGAAGTTTGACCGGAAATACTATGTGGACTAGTAAACCCAAAAGGAGGTAGTAGAGAGTAGTAGGCAGGAACATTTCGACCTGGTTGACAGTGGATAAAGTTGAATAAATTCGAAGCATTTTAGTAGGCGAGGGATGAGCTGATGCTGTTCATGATTCCCTCACATAAAAAGACGATCACATGGGTAGGAAATGAAGAAAGGAAAAGAAGATGGGTGATTAACACCACAGCACATGCGAGATCCGATTAGGTTATTTGGCGTCATGTACGTATGTCGGTGAGACCTTATCCTGCTGCTATGAATACTGTTGAGATGAGATGGAAGAAATCCAGATCCACCAACCGATAAGATAATTGCGGTATCTTATCATATCACGGCTCGGCTCAGCGCACGAAACTTCCCACGCGAACCGAGCCGCTACTCGTTTTTACTGCTGTACTCCGTTGGGATAGAAAAAGGTGCGGAAAAGCCGTTGGGTTGAGATAAAAATAACTTGCGTTCCACGCACATCCCCATATTGGCGTGGCTGGCCATGTGACTGATGCAAGTCGCCACAAAATAAGCACGCAAGCTGAACAAAAGTGTGTTATTAGTAAAAAAAAAAGAGAGGTGGTTTTGCCGGTCGCCGTCTTCGCGCCGGCCAAGCCAGAAAAACGCATGCCTGGCCACCACGCCACGCCGCTCCAAACTCAACCGGAGCGGAACGGATCTCCATAAAATCATCCACATCGTCAATCACATGGTGACCCACCGCCGCGCGGCTgtcaaaagaaagaaaacaagCAAGCACTTCTTTTTAACGCCCGCCCGCCCGTCAGTGGTTCCCCGAACGAACCCGATCGCTCGCACCAGACGAACGAGACGAGAcgagacgaggaggaggaggaggcacggAGCTCCTTGTGTTTGGGTTTGCCCTTTGCGTTGCCCCACCCCCACCGGGCCACAGGACGAAACCAACGCCACAACAACTCACACCCCCTTCGCCCGCGAGTTGCTCAGTCGCAGCGAGCCGGGCCACAAGACACGAGCGTTCCGGTTCAGGTTGGGGTTGGGGTTGCGCTCCCTCGTTTCATCGTCGATCCGCCCGACCCGCCACACCGGCCCGGGGACAGACAGAGATCTCTCCCTCGCGCGCGCGTGCCGGCGGTGACAAATGCGGCTTGATTCGCCGGCGGACCAGCGGCGGTGAGCGATGCAGCCGGACCAGCACCAGCAGCAGCAGCGGAGGAAGGTGAGACCGTGCGCCACGCCAGGGGTTGCTGTTTGTTGCGGGGTGGTTGGCTGCCTTTCGGTGCCCGTGTGGGTTGTTGGCGCTTCGAGATCGGTCGGTTCGTCCGGCGGGTTGGATGAACCTACCTCGCCTCGGGGGAggattcttttttctttttgatttgATGAGGAGGGGGCACTGGGCTCGTGGGATCCGGGGGGTTCCGCCGCGCACGCCCGTCAGAATTATCTCTTGCCATTGGTGTCCTGCAACTTCTCTTCTCCTTCCGTCGACAATTCCTTCCTTCCGTATAAGTTGAGGTTGTTGATTTCAGCTTCGCAGTCTAGCTGAATTCTTTTCTTCCATTTCTTATCGCGAAAAAGGGATCCTTTTCACTCCTGTCTCTGGATCACAATTCACCTCAATTATTAACACAAGGTTCTCTGTTGGATTTCCCTAGTGGGTGCTTTCCTGAAATCTTCTTCTGCGGTTGGGCTGCGTCTTTTCTTGCTTTGTCCCTCTATAAAGGAAATGGTATTCTTTTCTAACTTTTCCATTCCATGCTAGTAGTTGAGTACTCGTTGCTTCGTAAAGGATTACTGAGGCCTTTTCAACTCCTGTAATCTACACCAggggaaagaaaaaaaaagggtGATTCAGATGCAACCTAAGAGGTGCCACAAACGCAAATGCGGTATTAGATTCGCTGAGTAGATATGTTTATCTCAACTCAACCCAAATCTGTGGTCTTCTTACCGTCTTTTTTCTTGCAAAAAGTTATAGCCAATCATCTTAATTGTCTCAGTGGATTAGGTTAGGTTGTCATATTCTGTGCCCACTTGGAAGGCATATTGATATTGATATAGATGGTTTTATGCCCAAGAACACATCCTTAAATAGTCATTCTTGGGCCCTTTGTGCTCGATAAGCGCTGTTTTCCTCATTGCTGGAGGCCAAGGAGTTTTGCATCGGACAGGGAGTTGTAGCTACCGTCTTTGCGCACCGTGATCCAGAAGCTTACGGAATCCAACTTTTTGTGCTGTATACAACTCTGTGAGTCAGTTGGATGCAGATTACAAGTCTGCTGTTTCAGTGGTCTGTTCGGTATGAAGTGGCCTTTATACAAAATTTGACTGTTGTATTGAGGAATTTTTTTGGGCGGTGGAAAACCTGGGTTTAACTTCTTTTTGTCCTTTAAGTTGTTTCATTGAGAGCCTATGTGGCTAGTATGTATTATCACCTGGGGTTTATCCAAAGGATGAGCCGAACCTTTTCTGGTCCTTTACTAAGTTTATTTGCTGGCAGGCTGGGCCATCTGACATTGAGCTCAATGCTTGAGGCAGATATTACTCAGTAAATTGGGCCTTCTTTTCTGTATGCGTGTCTTTTGTTTCAGTTGTGGAAAGGTTCTCCATTGCGCAGTATTAACTCTGTTTTTTTCCACTTCTCTCAGGGTTCATCGGAGATGGACTTCTTCAGTGAATATGGCGATGCTAATAGATACAAAATTCAGGAAGTCATCGGTAAAGGGAGTTACGGTGTCGTTTGTTCAGCTATTGACCAACATACTGGCGACAAGGTGGCAATCAAGAAAATACACAATATCTTTGAGCATTTATCTGATGCTGCTCGGATCCTCCGTGAGATCAAATTACTCCGCCTATTGAGACATCCTGATATAGTTGAGATCAGGCATATAATGTTGCCTCCGTCAAGGAGGGATTTCAAGGATATTTATGTCGTCTTTGAGCTGATGGATACAGACCTCCACCAAGTCATCAAGGCCAATGATGACTTAACCAAAGAACACCATCAGTTCTTTCTCTATCAGATGCTTCGTGCACTGAAATATATTCATACCGGTATGCTACTTTTTTCAAATTGAGATCTGAGTTAGTATGCAGTTCTCTATTGTCGTCCTATAATCTTTTTTGAATATCCAGGAGTAGGTATTTTATCCATACCCTATCTGTAGTTCGCTGCTGATGCTTTGCTCCGCTCCATGTGGAGCATACACAATTTGGAGAAATGCACTCACACATAAAATTCACTCTAGTGCCAAAGTTAAAAAGGcactaggcgttaattgtgcgttttgcaaCCGCCTTGTGCTTTTCTGAGCAAACCATACACTTAAGCGCAACTATACGCACATTAACCACAATTAAGCGCTAGGCATTTTGCTatcgcctagagcctaggcgtgCTTAAGCACCCgccttaggcgcgccttttttaaccaAGTGCTAACCCAATAACCATGGCCGCCATATTTTAGAGAAAATTGTCCTTTGTCCCACATTAGTTATGTTCTTGTTGATCATTTGTCTTCTGATGATTTTGATATTTGGCCTTTCATTGACCTGAAAAATATCTCCCACTTTGTTTCATGCTTTTTGTTGCGAAATGTACACTTCTTTGTATTTACCTTTAATGTCATCATGATTATTTTCCACTATCCATTGTTGAGCTACTAACATTATCAGCTTCAAAAATCATCCATTTCCAATTTAAAATGCATGTTCATTTACCATTGTCTGTGACCTGACCAATATTTATATGATTGCAGCTAATGTTTATCATCGTGATTTGAAGCCAAAGAATATATTGGCAAATGCTAACTGTAAACTCAAAATATGTGATTTTGGGCTAGCACGAGTGGCATTCAATGACACTCCCACGACTGTATTTTGGACGGTATGTAAATTTTGGTAGACTAGAATCACATCCTGTGTTATTTGCCAAATTAGATTTGTATTCAAAGGTAGTCTTTTGGCACTTAATTTTTATCTTCTATTCATCATTGTTTGCAGGATTATGTTGCTACTAGATGGTATAGGGCTCCTGAGCTTTGTGGATCTTTCTTTACTAAGGTAACTAGTCTGCACATCTCTGTTGTGTTTGCTAGGATATCTTGTGCGCTACTGTCCACATAAACATGCCTCATGCAATTGCTGGGCAGGCTACGCTGTTTAATACCACATTATTCTTGCGCACATAGTAATAAAAGAAGATAAATCAGTGTCACAACTCACAACCTATACAAGGTTTCACTATGGTGTTCCATGTAGTCTACAGCTGTGctgtacatatatatatatatatatatatatatatatatatatatatatatatatatatatatatatatatatatatatatatatagatgaaATGAGACCAAATTCAAGGTTCATATGACTACTAGATTCTACGTAGTCAGCTGGTCTTGCTAATAAAATGACAATGCAAACCCTTCTAGAGCCTACTGTTTTCACAACTACGGAGTatatgctactccctccgtcccagtgtagtgtcaaaaacgctcttatattatgggatggagggagtagttatCATTAATACCTGATCTTTCACTCCTTAAAAGGCTCTGATGTTGAATTCAGGATGCTAAATTGGTTGTTCTATGCAGTATTCACCAGCTATTGACATATGGAGTATTGGTTGCATTTTTGCGGAGATTTTAACTGGGAAACCTTTGTTTCCTGGTAAAAATGTAGTTCACCAGTTGGATTTAATGACTGATCTCTTGGGTACGCCGTCACTGGATACTGTTTCCAGGGTACGCTTTTCCATTCATGATTCATGATCCAAAGTAAGGTATCCATAAATGTCAAGCATCCTAATCCCTTTGCAACTACAGATCCGGAATGAGAAGGCAAGGAGGTACTTGAGTAGTATGAGGAAAAAACAACCGGTATGTTTTTCTGAGAGGTTCCCCAAAGCAGATCCTGCTGCACTCAAACTTATGCAGCGGCTTTTAGCATTTGACCCCAAGGATAGACCAACGGCAGAAGAGGCAAGTGTTTCTAGATAAAACTTAAGATTCAAAAACAGGTGTTAAAAACTCTGTTATCTAACAATGTTTATGTGCACATCATAATCAGGCGTTAGCTGATCCATATTTTAAAGGCCTTGGGAAGGTAGAGAGAGAACCATCCTGCCAGCCAATATCGAAATTTGAGTTTGAGTTTGAACGGAAAAAGGTGACAAAAGAGGACGTAAAGGAACTTATATTCCGTGAGATATTGGAGTATCATCCTCAACTTCTCAAGGATTACATGAATGGAACTGAAAAAACGAACTTCCTATATCCTAGGTTTTTTACCATAAGATCTCGATTTTTTCCCCATTAAATGCCAATTTTCATAACTGATCCGTTCTTGGTTCCTATGTTATTATGAAGTGCTGTAGACAATTTCCGAAGGCAATTTGCTAACTTGGAGGAAAATGGAGGGAAGGGAGGGGCAATCGTTCCATCGGACAGGAAGCATGTTTCACTCCCCAGGTACCCACTGCAAGATTTTACCAATAGTATATGCTTTTATGTTCTGCTTTTTGTTAAAACTAAGATGCCATTAAATTAAATAAATAGCTCATGTGTGCATGGTTAAAATATAGTTCTTTGGTGATCTCATGGTACTATGGAATCGCTTTACATGACAAAAGATGGTCAGGTAGTCAGGAATTTCAGTTCAAGTTTGATGATTTGGCATGATAATTTCAGAGACTGTCACTCAACTTTGCTTGCTGACATTTAGTTTGCATTTGACAGGACTACTACAGTTCATTCTACACCAATTCCTCCAAAAGATCAGAAGTCTTCCCAAGTTCCCCAAAGGATTCCAACAGGTAGTAGTTTCTCCTAAGTAGAAGTCTAGTGTTCTATTTTCTTCAGATGGCACCAATATGACATGTATATATCCTTTGCTGCAAAATTTGCAGGTAGACCAGGAAGAGTGGTTGGCCCGGTAATACCATTTGAGAATTCATGTGCTATGGATCCTTACAGTCAACGAAGGGTGGCGAGGAATCCAGTACTTCCTGCAGCTGCTACCAATGTATCAGCATACGCATACCACCGAAAGTCAGACAGTTCAGAGAGAGAGTTACAGCAGGAGCTTGAAAAAGACCGCATGCAGTACCAGCCGATGCAGCGTTTCATGGATGCCAAGATGGTCTCCCCTGACTTGAGGTCTACCTCCTATTACATGCCAAAGGGTGTCCCAAAAGCCGATGTAGCAGAAAGGACTGGTTTGCAGCCAAACATGATGCAGGGAATTGCCCCGTTTAATGGCATTGCTGCAGTTGGAGGTAGCTACAATAAGGCCAGTGCTGTTCAGTATGGAGTTTCAAGGATGTACTAAGTGATCTAGTGCAATGACCACTTCCAAAATGCTTGGCTTAGCTGAAGTAATAACATGGAAGAATCGAAGTACTTACTGAGTTGCCTTATGGGCTGAAGGTTCAGACAGTGGATCGATGATCTTCGATCGAGGAGGAAGTTGATGTCTCATGAAGAACAAAAAAAATAAGATTATGCAAAGACAACATCCTGCCTGTTGATCTAGCTGCCAAGGAAAGAATGACATCTGGTAATTTGCTGCTAAGGGGAAAAGCCGAAGTTGGGGGTACAAGATGATTGAGGTCTATGTACTTTGAAAGAACGGAAACATATCGGAATAATGGAAATGGTGAACTTCTGTACATAAATAACTTGATTTTTCTTTGTATTACTGTCGGCGAGAGCTGTCAGTTTTGCTCCATATTCATGTGGCAATGTGATTTATTTTTCTGGGTTTGAAGCACTTCTGCAGTTATGCTTCTGTAGGAGTTCAGCGTTGTAATAGTTCGGAGTATGTTTAGATCTGTAATAGAATAACAAGACCAAACTTCAGTAAGATAGAATGGTAATGAACTGCTAGTTTTGGGGGCTGTTGGCTCAACCGTGGTACTTATTAAACCAGGGTTGATGTAGAGGAACAGTAGAAACATAAAATAGCAAGGTACTGCTCATTTCCAAATTAACTGAATGTCTAGCCTTGTCATAAAAGTTTGACCAAGTCAATATATCAACGTTTGCAAGACCACACTACATTCATCATAAAATATACTTGGTAtctgttcacaaatataagatgttttagatATTTTAATTGGACTACGTACGAActaaaatgagtgaacaaacacactaaaacgtGTCTATCCATTAGAGAAAAAAACTACTCCCTATGATTAATATTGATCGGGGAGTAGAACTTGTATTTGTGAACGACGGGAGTGCATTTGAAAACTTAGTCAAATACTAGAATGGTTGGGCGGGCTTTGCTGCGCTGTTGGTGTTGTTGAGTTTTCATTAAAAAAAATACTTACTCTATttcaaaatataaggtgtattattTTTTGAAAAGTTAAAACTTCTTTAAGCTGTCAAATTTGTAAAGAAGTATGTCAAAATCCATAATATAAAACTGGTatcattagattcaccatgaaaTGAATTTTCATATTTTTATTTATCTAGTACTGTGGATGTCGATATTTTTTGCT
The Aegilops tauschii subsp. strangulata cultivar AL8/78 chromosome 3, Aet v6.0, whole genome shotgun sequence genome window above contains:
- the LOC109781564 gene encoding mitogen-activated protein kinase 8 isoform X4, which codes for MQPDQHQQQQRRKGSSEMDFFSEYGDANRYKIQEVIGKGSYGVVCSAIDQHTGDKVAIKKIHNIFEHLSDAARILREIKLLRLLRHPDIVEIRHIMLPPSRRDFKDIYVVFELMDTDLHQVIKANDDLTKEHHQFFLYQMLRALKYIHTANVYHRDLKPKNILANANCKLKICDFGLARVAFNDTPTTVFWTDYVATRWYRAPELCGSFFTKYSPAIDIWSIGCIFAEILTGKPLFPGKNVVHQLDLMTDLLGTPSLDTVSRIRNEKARRYLSSMRKKQPVCFSERFPKADPAALKLMQRLLAFDPKDRPTAEEALADPYFKGLGKVEREPSCQPISKFEFEFERKKVTKEDVKELIFREILEYHPQLLKDYMNGTEKTNFLYPSAVDNFRRQFANLEENGGKGGAIVPSDRKHVSLPSSLVISWYYGIALHDKRWSGLLQFILHQFLQKIRSLPKFPKGFQQVDQEEWLAR
- the LOC109781564 gene encoding mitogen-activated protein kinase 8 isoform X1, which encodes MQPDQHQQQQRRKGSSEMDFFSEYGDANRYKIQEVIGKGSYGVVCSAIDQHTGDKVAIKKIHNIFEHLSDAARILREIKLLRLLRHPDIVEIRHIMLPPSRRDFKDIYVVFELMDTDLHQVIKANDDLTKEHHQFFLYQMLRALKYIHTANVYHRDLKPKNILANANCKLKICDFGLARVAFNDTPTTVFWTDYVATRWYRAPELCGSFFTKYSPAIDIWSIGCIFAEILTGKPLFPGKNVVHQLDLMTDLLGTPSLDTVSRIRNEKARRYLSSMRKKQPVCFSERFPKADPAALKLMQRLLAFDPKDRPTAEEALADPYFKGLGKVEREPSCQPISKFEFEFERKKVTKEDVKELIFREILEYHPQLLKDYMNGTEKTNFLYPSAVDNFRRQFANLEENGGKGGAIVPSDRKHVSLPRTTTVHSTPIPPKDQKSSQVPQRIPTGRPGRVVGPVIPFENSCAMDPYSQRRVARNPVLPAAATNVSAYAYHRKSDSSERELQQELEKDRMQYQPMQRFMDAKMVSPDLRSTSYYMPKGVPKADVAERTGLQPNMMQGIAPFNGIAAVGGSYNKASAVQYGVSRMY
- the LOC109781564 gene encoding mitogen-activated protein kinase 8 isoform X2 — protein: MGSSEMDFFSEYGDANRYKIQEVIGKGSYGVVCSAIDQHTGDKVAIKKIHNIFEHLSDAARILREIKLLRLLRHPDIVEIRHIMLPPSRRDFKDIYVVFELMDTDLHQVIKANDDLTKEHHQFFLYQMLRALKYIHTANVYHRDLKPKNILANANCKLKICDFGLARVAFNDTPTTVFWTDYVATRWYRAPELCGSFFTKYSPAIDIWSIGCIFAEILTGKPLFPGKNVVHQLDLMTDLLGTPSLDTVSRIRNEKARRYLSSMRKKQPVCFSERFPKADPAALKLMQRLLAFDPKDRPTAEEALADPYFKGLGKVEREPSCQPISKFEFEFERKKVTKEDVKELIFREILEYHPQLLKDYMNGTEKTNFLYPSAVDNFRRQFANLEENGGKGGAIVPSDRKHVSLPRTTTVHSTPIPPKDQKSSQVPQRIPTGRPGRVVGPVIPFENSCAMDPYSQRRVARNPVLPAAATNVSAYAYHRKSDSSERELQQELEKDRMQYQPMQRFMDAKMVSPDLRSTSYYMPKGVPKADVAERTGLQPNMMQGIAPFNGIAAVGGSYNKASAVQYGVSRMY
- the LOC109781564 gene encoding mitogen-activated protein kinase 8 isoform X3; its protein translation is MDFFSEYGDANRYKIQEVIGKGSYGVVCSAIDQHTGDKVAIKKIHNIFEHLSDAARILREIKLLRLLRHPDIVEIRHIMLPPSRRDFKDIYVVFELMDTDLHQVIKANDDLTKEHHQFFLYQMLRALKYIHTANVYHRDLKPKNILANANCKLKICDFGLARVAFNDTPTTVFWTDYVATRWYRAPELCGSFFTKYSPAIDIWSIGCIFAEILTGKPLFPGKNVVHQLDLMTDLLGTPSLDTVSRIRNEKARRYLSSMRKKQPVCFSERFPKADPAALKLMQRLLAFDPKDRPTAEEALADPYFKGLGKVEREPSCQPISKFEFEFERKKVTKEDVKELIFREILEYHPQLLKDYMNGTEKTNFLYPSAVDNFRRQFANLEENGGKGGAIVPSDRKHVSLPRTTTVHSTPIPPKDQKSSQVPQRIPTGRPGRVVGPVIPFENSCAMDPYSQRRVARNPVLPAAATNVSAYAYHRKSDSSERELQQELEKDRMQYQPMQRFMDAKMVSPDLRSTSYYMPKGVPKADVAERTGLQPNMMQGIAPFNGIAAVGGSYNKASAVQYGVSRMY